The following are encoded in a window of Passer domesticus isolate bPasDom1 chromosome 30, bPasDom1.hap1, whole genome shotgun sequence genomic DNA:
- the LOC135287723 gene encoding olfactory receptor 14C36-like: MFFFLINLALSDLGSICTTVPKATHNSLWDTRNISYKGCTAQLFFFMFFISAEYFLLTIMCYDCYVSICKPLHYGTLLGSRACAHMAAAAWASAFLYSLLHMANTFSLPLCHGNALGQFFCEITQILKLSCSKYYLREMGLLAASACLGLGCFVFIVFSYVQIFRTVLRIPSEHGRHKAFSTCLPHLVVVSLFLSTGTFAHLKPPSISSPSLDLALSVLYSVVPPALNPLIYSLRNQELQVAVRRVMTGWFRKH, from the coding sequence atgttcttcttcctgatcaacctggccctcagcgacctgggctccatctgcaccactgtccccaaagccacgcacaattccctctgggacaccaggaacatctcctacaaaggatgtactgctcagctctttttctttatgttcttcatttcagcagagtatttcctcctgaccatcatgtgctacgactgctacgtgtccatctgcaaacccctgcactacgggaccctcctgggcagcagagcttgtgcccacatggcagcagctgcctgggccagtgcctttctctattcactgctgcacatggccaatacattttccctgcccctgtgccatggcaatgccctgggccagtttttctgtgaaatcactcagatcctcaagctctcctgctccaaatacTACCTCAGGGAAATGGGGCTTCTTGCTGCTAGTGCCTGTTTAGGacttggctgttttgtgttcattgttttctcctatgtgcagatcttcaggactgtgctgaggatcccctctgagcatggacggcacaaagccttttccacctgcctccctcatcTGGTTGTGGTCTCTCTGTTTCTCAGCACTGGCACATTTGCtcacctgaagcccccctccatctcctccccatctctggatctggccctgtcagttctgtactcagtggtgcctccagccctgaaccctctcatctacagcctgaggaaccaggagctccaGGTTGCAGTAAGGAGAGTGATGACTGGATGGTTTCggaaacattaa